The Panthera uncia isolate 11264 chromosome C2, Puncia_PCG_1.0, whole genome shotgun sequence genome contains a region encoding:
- the SLC25A38 gene encoding mitochondrial glycine transporter isoform X1: protein MIQKSRPALLQPQDVGDRVETLMLHPVIKAFLCGSISGTCSTLLFQPLDLLKTRLQTLQPPAHGSGRVGMLALLLKVVRTESILGLWKGMSPSIVRCVPGIGIYFGTLYSLKQYFLRGHPPTALESVILGVGSRSVAGVCMSPITVIKTRYESGRYGYESIYAALKSIYRSEGHRGLFSGLTATLLRDAPFSGIYLMFYNQTKNIMTHDQLDAVLIPVVNFSCGIFAGILASLVTQPADVIKTHMQLTPMKFRWIGQAVTLIFKDYGLRGFFQGGVPRALRRTLMAAMAWTVYEEMMAKMGLKS from the exons ATGATTCAGAAGTCACGCCCGGCGCTGCTGCAGCCTCAAGATGTCGGAGACAGGGTGGAGACGCTTATG CTGCATCCGGTGATCAAAGCTTTCCTGTGTGGCTCCATCAGTGGGACCTGCTCCACCCTCCTTTTCCAGCCCCTAGACCTCCTCAAAACTCGCCTGCAGactctccagcccccagcccacgg ATCCGGGCGTGTTGGGATGCTGGCTCTTCTCTTGAAGGTGGTTCGCACGGAGAGCATTCTGGGCCTTTGGAAAGGGATGTCTCCC TCCATTGTGAGGTGTGTCCCCGGCATTGGTATCTACTTCGGCACCCTCTACTCCTTGAAGCAGTACTTTCTGCGAGGCCATCCACCAACCGCCCTGGAGTCGGTCATCCTGGGAGTGGGCTCTCGCTCAGTTGCAGGCGTCTGCATGTCACCCATCACTGTGATCAAGACCCGTTACGAG AGCGGGAGGTATGGCTATGAGAGCATCTACGCAGCCCTGAAGAGCATCTATCGCAGTGAGGGGCACCGGGGACTCTTCAGTGGCCTGACAGCAACACTTCTTCGTGACGCACCCTTTTCTGGAATCTACCTGATGTTTTACAACCAGACCAAAAACATCATGACCCACG ACCAGTTGGATGCAGTCCTTATTCCTGTTGTAAATTTCAGCTGTGGGATCTTTGCTGGTATTCTGGCCTCCCTGGTAACTCAACCTGCGGATGTCATCAAAACTCATATGCAGCTCACCCCAATGAAATTTCGGTGGATTGGCCAGGCGGTGACCCTCATTTTCAAA GATTATGGGCTGCGTGGCTTCTTCCAAGGTGGCGTTCCCCGGGCCCTCCGCAGAACTCTGATGGCAGCAATGGCATGGACGGTCTACGAGGAGATGATGGCCAAGATGGGCCTGAAGTCCTGA
- the SLC25A38 gene encoding mitochondrial glycine transporter isoform X2 — MVCTTFQRCSFLGTLFPSLKWEAASGDQSFPVWLHQWDLLHPPFPAPRPPQNSPADSPAPSPRSIVRCVPGIGIYFGTLYSLKQYFLRGHPPTALESVILGVGSRSVAGVCMSPITVIKTRYESGRYGYESIYAALKSIYRSEGHRGLFSGLTATLLRDAPFSGIYLMFYNQTKNIMTHDQLDAVLIPVVNFSCGIFAGILASLVTQPADVIKTHMQLTPMKFRWIGQAVTLIFKDYGLRGFFQGGVPRALRRTLMAAMAWTVYEEMMAKMGLKS; from the exons ATGGTCTGCACAACATTCCAGCGCTGTTCATTCCTGGGAAcacttttcccttctctgaagtGGGAAG CTGCATCCGGTGATCAAAGCTTTCCTGTGTGGCTCCATCAGTGGGACCTGCTCCACCCTCCTTTTCCAGCCCCTAGACCTCCTCAAAACTCGCCTGCAGactctccagcccccagcccacgg TCCATTGTGAGGTGTGTCCCCGGCATTGGTATCTACTTCGGCACCCTCTACTCCTTGAAGCAGTACTTTCTGCGAGGCCATCCACCAACCGCCCTGGAGTCGGTCATCCTGGGAGTGGGCTCTCGCTCAGTTGCAGGCGTCTGCATGTCACCCATCACTGTGATCAAGACCCGTTACGAG AGCGGGAGGTATGGCTATGAGAGCATCTACGCAGCCCTGAAGAGCATCTATCGCAGTGAGGGGCACCGGGGACTCTTCAGTGGCCTGACAGCAACACTTCTTCGTGACGCACCCTTTTCTGGAATCTACCTGATGTTTTACAACCAGACCAAAAACATCATGACCCACG ACCAGTTGGATGCAGTCCTTATTCCTGTTGTAAATTTCAGCTGTGGGATCTTTGCTGGTATTCTGGCCTCCCTGGTAACTCAACCTGCGGATGTCATCAAAACTCATATGCAGCTCACCCCAATGAAATTTCGGTGGATTGGCCAGGCGGTGACCCTCATTTTCAAA GATTATGGGCTGCGTGGCTTCTTCCAAGGTGGCGTTCCCCGGGCCCTCCGCAGAACTCTGATGGCAGCAATGGCATGGACGGTCTACGAGGAGATGATGGCCAAGATGGGCCTGAAGTCCTGA